Sequence from the bacterium genome:
TCAGCGGCGTACTGCTGCCGAACGTGCCGAGACGTTCACCGGGCGTTTCCAGCGCCGCCAACATAAACTCACGCAGCGCGGTCGGCGTGCAGCGCACACGGGCATGATCCAACAGCGCCGCTTGTTCCAATTGCACGGTTACATCGGCGAACGATTCATCCAGCACGATGCGCGATACGTAGAAGTCCCAGAGTAACGCAACAGCCCGGCTCCAGTCGGTCGCGGCTCGCGCAGCCGTGATCACGGCGACAAGAGATTCGACAAACATGAGCAGCCGCTCGCACTGCGCGAACGATTCCTTGACCGCCGCGAGCGTGGCAGTCTCTTCGTCGCCGCTGCGTTCGGCGATGCGTTCCATACGGTATTGCAAGCGCGAGCGCAACTGTTCGAGCCGTGTCCGCCATTGCGCGGCGCCGGCGCGGATACGCGCCTCTTCCGCAAGCCGATGCCACGTTCCGCAATCGGCGGCGATATCGCTATTGAAAGGCGATGCCGCGAGGAAGGATTGTACGGAGGCGAGCGTGAATTCACCGTCCAGCAAATCGGCCAACGCCGCGAAGCCCGCACCGGCGGCGGATTGCGCCAGCGTCTTGGCCTGATACTGATACGGCGTAAGCGGAATTAACGCGCATTGGTCTTCCAGCAGTGCTGCGAGACCACGTGCGCCCGGCGGCAGCACAATGGCAACGTCCGGAGTCTGCGCCGTGTACAGAATATCACGGAGTATTTCCGCCGCGACGCCACTGTCGTCCGGCGCCTTCACAAAGTGCAGTTCGGGCGGCGGCGCGTTGTCCGTCAGCCGTTGTTCTGCGCAGCCGCGATCAAGGTACCATTGGCGCAGCGGCGCTGTGTAGTTGTAGTCGGCGTCATCCGGAATAAATGGCAGCAGCGCGGTGGTGTGAGTCGCCCTCATGGCCGACTCAAGTATGGCTCGTGACAGCGGCGGCAGCTCATACAGAGCATAGAGTACCAGCGGCGGCAGCTTCGGCGTGTCGTGAGTGACCGCGGTCAGGGCTAACTGTTGAAGTAGTGCGCGGTCGCAGAGCCGCAAGCTGCTCAATTCCGCCGCGATGGCGTCGCAAAGCAGGATGAGGTCGCGGACTTTGGCGGCGCGCTCTTTCTGCGTGAACTGTGCCGGGTTCAACTGCTGCGGCGCGATTCGTGCAAGGACAAGCTCTTGAAATGTGCGCATCAGCGCCATACGAAATCCGCGCGTCGCGGCCACGGGTCCAAGATATTGCAAGCGGGCTTGCAACCGCTCAACGATCCGCGCCAGCAGCGGATCCACGATACTCTCGGGCAGCGTACGCCAACCGTCGCGCAGCAACAGCGGTTCGGCGAGCTTGCGCATCAACTCGTGCAGCGTGAGGGCGCGAATGTTCGCCGTCACACCCAGCGACCGCGTGAAAACGCGGCGCAGATGCAGCCGGGTCAGTTGATTCGGTACAACGACCCACGTCTCCGCAAGGCGATCAGACGATTGAAGCGCACGCACAACCTCCGGCAGCTCGGCTTCAAGCGAAGCAAGCTGACCCGTGTAGAGCGTATGCTGTAGCATGGCTTCGGTCATGTGATGCTTGGAAGCGCGATCATGTGGGGCAACAGCACAGGGGGCACGGCTGTTGCGAAGTGTGGAATCGGACGCATGTTAATTTACTGTGTAGAATCGAAGCCACTTCCTTAAGATGCTATGGCAATAGTTGGAATCATCGTTGTGCTCGGCGGCGTGCTGGGCGGATTCATGATGGCAGGCGGCAGCCTTGGTGTGCTGTTCCAGCCATCTGAGTTCATTGTGATTGGCTGCGCCGCGATCGGCGGTCTGCTGATCTCGGTGCCGATCGCGACCTTAAAAAATCTCGTGGCGGACATTGTTGGTATCTTAAAGGGCAACATGGGCCCGTCGCGAGATACCTACATTCAAACGCTGCTGTTGCTCAACGAGCTGTTTCAAATGGCCCGCAAAGACGGTATCATCGCGCTCGAGTCGCACGTGAATGACCCGCACAAGAGCAAGATATTTCAAAAATACCCTAAAGTGTCTCACGATCACGGCGCAGTGTCGTACATCTGTGACACGATTAAGCTGTTTTTGGCCGGGTCCGTACCGCCGCACGAAATTGAGATGCTGATGGATGCGGAAATCGACTCGCATCACGAAGAAGCGGGCATTACGGCGACGGTCATCACTAAGATTGCGGACGCGCTGCCCGGACTTGGTATCGTGGCCGCCGTGCTCGGTATCATTATTACAATGGGTCACATTGACGGCGATCCGGCGGTCGTGGGCGGTCACGTCGCCGCCGCGCTCGTCGGTACGTTCCTTGGCGTGCTGATGGCCTACGGTTTCTTTTCGCCGATGGCCGCCAACCTCGAAGCGCGCAACCGCAATAACTCGCGTTTGCTGCACGTGATCAAAGCAGGCATCTGCGCCTTCGCCAAGGGCATGGCGCCGTCCGTGTCCGTGGAATTCGCGCGACGTTCGATCTTTCACTCCGACCGCCCG
This genomic interval carries:
- a CDS encoding PD-(D/E)XK nuclease family protein yields the protein MTEAMLQHTLYTGQLASLEAELPEVVRALQSSDRLAETWVVVPNQLTRLHLRRVFTRSLGVTANIRALTLHELMRKLAEPLLLRDGWRTLPESIVDPLLARIVERLQARLQYLGPVAATRGFRMALMRTFQELVLARIAPQQLNPAQFTQKERAAKVRDLILLCDAIAAELSSLRLCDRALLQQLALTAVTHDTPKLPPLVLYALYELPPLSRAILESAMRATHTTALLPFIPDDADYNYTAPLRQWYLDRGCAEQRLTDNAPPPELHFVKAPDDSGVAAEILRDILYTAQTPDVAIVLPPGARGLAALLEDQCALIPLTPYQYQAKTLAQSAAGAGFAALADLLDGEFTLASVQSFLAASPFNSDIAADCGTWHRLAEEARIRAGAAQWRTRLEQLRSRLQYRMERIAERSGDEETATLAAVKESFAQCERLLMFVESLVAVITAARAATDWSRAVALLWDFYVSRIVLDESFADVTVQLEQAALLDHARVRCTPTALREFMLAALETPGERLGTFGSSTPLIAAREQFFGARFDHVFLPGFNEGTLPHADRQDPLLLDGDRAVIRNELHCDLPARTAWQDRERFFLALSLSSATRHAYLCIARANTEGRPQLVSSYATELLRSLHPDADPADDFDKLAYRDPRRCRIVSANALSGVPREVALHMAEFDRLSLGRALSERTIAPLRHLRGNPRCVRALRVEGARFLSSTFTPYDGLLTSEAARADLTHRYAPAHVFSPTHLERYWMCPFRAFVERELEAYAPEELSPLAPVTALDRGQLLHTILQRYHADRLNLPFTADNFQWNDLAVVTRTVLAQFARRNDIGSRYAAERLERDLLDDLAYYHRELLHSSTTLRTRHVEESFGYGEPPFPDAVRFIAANGEHISFGGRIDRWDGDEHGREIVITDYKSGKQPPKKSRAAQCRLQLSVYHLVAGQTEPNATVASRYVYFGDLKEETLINQVERDQRLHVAVDLSSDLRHGVFVAHPDPGEHGLCGRCTAKLACGAQRHAAKEISRATIAGLRCERSAPTDEGEDADAA
- the motA gene encoding flagellar motor stator protein MotA, with product MAIVGIIVVLGGVLGGFMMAGGSLGVLFQPSEFIVIGCAAIGGLLISVPIATLKNLVADIVGILKGNMGPSRDTYIQTLLLLNELFQMARKDGIIALESHVNDPHKSKIFQKYPKVSHDHGAVSYICDTIKLFLAGSVPPHEIEMLMDAEIDSHHEEAGITATVITKIADALPGLGIVAAVLGIIITMGHIDGDPAVVGGHVAAALVGTFLGVLMAYGFFSPMAANLEARNRNNSRLLHVIKAGICAFAKGMAPSVSVEFARRSIFHSDRPSFEETEKLLKDAKNAK